In Thiovibrio frasassiensis, one DNA window encodes the following:
- a CDS encoding type I restriction-modification system subunit M, whose protein sequence is MITGEIRSKIDKIWDTMWSGGISNPLSVIEQLTYLLFIKRLDELQTLKESKAARTGKPIEEPVFSKAQDNLRWSRFKETAPDKMFVTLRDEVFPFIKQLGNNGDRDPEDSTYTHHMKDALFMMPTPRVLANVVDQLDSIEMADTDTKGDLYEYMLGKIATAGQNGQFRTPRHIIKLMVEMTAPTPKDKICDPACGTAGFLIATSEYLVKHHSDAIYRDEASRRRFNEGTFHGYDFDSTMLRIGSMNMLLHGVENPDIRYRDSLAQADDNEAEKYSLLLANPPFAGSLDYESTAKDLLQIVKTKKTELLFLALFLRLLQSGGRAAVIVPDGVLFGSSNAHKALRKMLVEEQKLDGIVSMPSGVFKPYAGVSTAILFFTKTNSGGTDQVWFYDMKSDGFSLDDKRTPQPDKSDLPDILSRWQNRKAETKRKRTEQSFCVPKVEIAGNDYDLSINRYKEVEYKAVDYDPPKVILQRLAKLEEEIGEGREELEGLLG, encoded by the coding sequence ATGATCACCGGCGAAATACGATCCAAAATCGATAAAATTTGGGACACCATGTGGTCCGGGGGCATCTCGAACCCGTTGTCGGTCATCGAGCAGTTGACCTACCTGCTTTTCATCAAGCGGCTCGATGAGCTACAGACTTTGAAAGAGAGCAAGGCGGCCCGCACCGGCAAGCCCATTGAGGAGCCGGTTTTCTCCAAAGCCCAGGACAACCTGCGCTGGTCGCGCTTTAAAGAGACGGCGCCGGATAAGATGTTCGTCACGCTGCGCGACGAGGTTTTTCCCTTCATCAAGCAGCTCGGCAACAACGGCGACCGCGACCCGGAAGACTCCACCTACACCCACCACATGAAGGACGCCCTGTTCATGATGCCGACCCCTCGAGTGCTGGCCAACGTGGTCGATCAGCTCGACTCCATCGAGATGGCAGACACCGATACCAAGGGCGACCTCTACGAGTACATGCTCGGCAAGATTGCCACCGCCGGGCAGAACGGCCAGTTCCGTACCCCGCGCCATATCATCAAGCTGATGGTGGAGATGACCGCTCCGACTCCGAAAGACAAGATCTGCGACCCGGCCTGCGGCACCGCCGGTTTTTTGATCGCCACCTCGGAGTATCTGGTCAAGCACCACAGCGACGCCATCTACCGTGACGAAGCCTCCCGCCGCCGCTTCAACGAGGGCACCTTTCATGGCTACGACTTCGACTCCACCATGCTCCGCATCGGCAGCATGAACATGCTGCTCCACGGGGTGGAGAACCCGGACATCCGCTACCGCGACTCCCTGGCCCAGGCCGACGATAACGAGGCCGAGAAGTACTCGCTACTCCTCGCCAACCCGCCCTTTGCCGGCAGCCTCGACTACGAGTCCACCGCCAAGGACCTGCTGCAGATCGTTAAAACCAAGAAGACCGAGCTGCTCTTCCTGGCCCTCTTCCTGCGCTTGCTGCAGAGCGGCGGCCGGGCGGCGGTCATCGTGCCGGACGGGGTGCTGTTCGGCTCGTCCAATGCGCATAAGGCCCTGCGTAAAATGCTCGTTGAGGAGCAGAAGCTCGACGGGATCGTCTCCATGCCCTCGGGGGTGTTCAAGCCCTACGCCGGGGTCTCCACCGCCATCCTCTTCTTCACCAAGACCAACTCCGGCGGCACCGACCAGGTCTGGTTCTACGACATGAAATCGGACGGCTTTTCGCTGGACGACAAACGCACCCCGCAGCCGGACAAGAGTGACCTACCGGACATCCTCAGCCGCTGGCAAAACCGCAAGGCGGAAACCAAGCGCAAGCGCACCGAGCAGAGCTTCTGCGTGCCCAAGGTGGAGATCGCCGGGAACGACTACGACCTCTCCATTAACCGCTACAAGGAGGTGGAGTATAAAGCAGTGGACTATGATCCGCCCAAGGTGATCCTGCAGCGGCTGGCCAAGCTGGAGGAGGAGATTGGTGAGGGGCGCGAGGAGCTGGAGGGGTTGTTGGGATGA
- a CDS encoding Abi family protein, which translates to MQFTKPPKSFDEQIGLLIDRGMVITDRDRAKRYLAHLNYYRLAAYWLPYEQDHPTHQFKPGTDFNLILEHYIFDRELRLLVMDAIERVEVSLRTRWAYLLAHTYGPHAHLQGDLFKANWNHAENITALKETVNRSSEIFIKHFRKYDEELPPLWVVCEVMTLGQLSKWYANLRHGSDRNAIAHAYDVDEVNLTSFLHHLSIVRNHCAHHARLWNRLFPFAWKLPRKRPADLQGNFNHTDGKRLYNTLVMLAYLMDSINQNTWKQRLANLFVKHPDVRSQAMGFPDDWQERPFWVACNKN; encoded by the coding sequence ATGCAATTTACCAAGCCCCCTAAATCTTTTGATGAACAGATTGGCCTGCTTATCGACCGCGGCATGGTAATCACAGACCGCGACCGGGCTAAACGCTATCTCGCCCACCTCAATTACTACCGTCTGGCCGCTTATTGGCTTCCCTACGAGCAAGACCATCCCACTCATCAGTTCAAGCCCGGTACCGACTTTAATCTGATTTTGGAGCACTACATATTTGACCGTGAGTTGCGCCTGTTGGTCATGGATGCAATCGAGCGAGTTGAAGTTTCCCTGCGCACCCGTTGGGCCTATCTCCTTGCGCACACCTATGGGCCTCATGCTCACCTGCAAGGAGATCTCTTCAAGGCAAATTGGAACCACGCGGAAAATATCACCGCACTCAAGGAAACGGTAAATAGAAGTTCCGAGATTTTCATCAAGCACTTCAGAAAATACGACGAAGAACTCCCTCCCCTCTGGGTTGTCTGCGAGGTCATGACTCTGGGGCAACTCTCAAAATGGTACGCCAATCTGAGGCATGGCAGTGACCGCAATGCCATTGCCCATGCCTATGACGTAGACGAGGTGAATCTCACCTCCTTTCTCCATCATCTCAGCATAGTGCGTAATCATTGCGCCCATCATGCCCGGCTCTGGAATCGATTATTTCCCTTTGCCTGGAAACTGCCGCGGAAAAGACCTGCTGATCTACAGGGAAATTTTAACCACACAGACGGGAAACGTCTTTACAATACCCTGGTTATGCTGGCATACCTCATGGATAGCATTAACCAAAATACATGGAAGCAGCGGTTAGCAAACCTTTTTGTCAAGCATCCGGATGTGCGGTCACAAGCCATGGGCTTTCCGGATGATTGGCAAGAGCGACCGTTCTGGGTTGCATGCAATAAGAATTAA
- a CDS encoding restriction endonuclease, translating into MQLKNELGAGMARRRRQSGFEDLVEIASKFSWKTCLLLAVGSYIVLHAVTGITVDQPATVGNMGNVALNQLGVTVAVFAQMLLPLAFLFGAVLSFFKQRKNKQLYESIATHSPTETKSSALQAVERLTWQEFELLVGESFRRKGYTVKETGGGGADGGIDLEMSLNGQKYLVQCKQWKAFKVGVAVVREFFGVMVANGAKGGFVVTSGVFTDDAVSFAEDKNITLIDGGKLVKMINAALAAHPLEKKNVPPPGIKDTPRSNKETSASPFCPKCNNAMVKRTARQGANAGKEFWGCSQYPKCRSVVPITI; encoded by the coding sequence ATGCAGTTAAAAAATGAGCTGGGGGCGGGTATGGCGAGGCGAAGAAGACAAAGTGGTTTTGAGGACCTTGTTGAAATTGCATCAAAATTCTCATGGAAAACTTGTCTGCTTCTGGCTGTGGGATCTTATATCGTTTTGCATGCTGTCACGGGGATTACAGTTGACCAGCCGGCCACTGTTGGCAACATGGGGAACGTTGCTCTCAACCAATTAGGGGTGACGGTCGCCGTTTTTGCCCAAATGCTTCTGCCACTTGCATTCCTGTTTGGCGCAGTGCTGTCTTTTTTTAAGCAGCGAAAAAACAAACAACTCTACGAATCCATAGCCACCCATTCACCAACGGAAACGAAAAGTTCCGCCTTGCAGGCAGTTGAACGGTTAACCTGGCAGGAATTCGAACTGCTTGTCGGAGAGTCCTTCCGGCGCAAGGGGTATACGGTAAAAGAAACAGGCGGTGGCGGCGCTGACGGCGGTATCGATCTTGAGATGAGTTTGAATGGACAGAAGTATTTGGTGCAGTGCAAGCAATGGAAGGCTTTCAAGGTCGGGGTTGCGGTGGTGCGGGAATTCTTTGGGGTGATGGTGGCAAATGGCGCAAAAGGGGGATTTGTCGTTACCTCCGGTGTCTTTACCGATGACGCAGTGAGCTTTGCCGAAGATAAGAATATTACGCTTATCGATGGTGGTAAGCTGGTGAAGATGATCAATGCTGCCCTGGCCGCTCATCCGCTTGAAAAGAAAAATGTTCCTCCGCCGGGAATTAAAGACACCCCCCGGTCAAACAAAGAGACGAGCGCATCACCGTTTTGCCCGAAATGTAATAATGCTATGGTGAAAAGAACTGCCAGGCAGGGGGCGAATGCCGGGAAAGAGTTTTGGGGGTGCTCGCAGTACCCAAAGTGTAGAAGCGTAGTACCAATAACCATATAA